One Candidatus Fusobacterium pullicola genomic window, AGTATATTTGATTTATGCGAAATTATGTTACCAGTAGTTGAATAGAAAGGGAGCCTTCAACAAAAATGTTGAAAACTCCCTCTATTTGGCTATTTTTATTTTTTGTAAAAACTCATAGCTGAGTAGTTACCAGATGCTACTGATGAAGAGGTTATTGAAGCAGCTAAAAAGGCTAATATTCATGATCTAATTATGCAGATGCCAGATGGATATGATACTAATGTAGGAGAAAGAGGAACTAAACTTTCTGGAGGACAAAAACAAAGAATAGCGATAGCTAGAATATTCTTAAAAAATCCTCCTATTCTAATTCTAGACGAAGCAACTTCGGCACTTGATAATATTACAGAAAGATTAATTCAAGAATCTTTAGAGGATCTATGTAAGGGAAGAACTACAATTGTAGTAGCTCATAGATTATCTACAATTCAAGCTGCAGATGAGATAATAGTTCTTACTGATAGTGGTATAGAGGAGAGAGGAACTCACCAAGAACTTTTAGATAATAAAGGATTTTATTATAAGTTACATAGTATGAGTCAGTTATAGGGAGAAAGGGAGAATTTAATATTCTCCCTTTTTTCAGGATAGAATTATAAAAAAATTAATTTGTTTAAAATATTTTTGCTTCTATTTTATGAATTCTTTCAATTAAATTTATTTGATCTTCAAGAGTATCTAGGAATAAAGAAGTTGTCATAATATGATCTTCCATATGGATTAAAAGTAAACAAAGATCAACTCTTTCTCCAGAAGCCTCTTTTTGAATAAAATCAAAATGACAATCATGAACTTCAACAAATTGTTTTTTTGCTTCAAGAAATAAATTTCTAGCTTCTTCAAAATTTCCTTCATTAGCCTTTACAATAGCTTCTTTTCCTAGAGATTTTGCTGTTCCAGCAACAGCAACTCCAGTCATAATTTTTTCCAAAATTTCTTCTGGTATTATTTCTGTATTATTCATTTAAGATCTCCTCCAAAATTATTTTATTAAATTTAAAGCAAAATCTAAAACTTTTGCTCCATTCATAGTTCCGTAGTCAACCATATTAATGACTTCTACTTTTTTATTGTATTCATCAGCTTTTTTCTGGAAATCGTTTTTCTTAAATTTTACTTGTGGACCTAATAAAAATACATCATATTTTAATAAATTTTCATCAAAAAGCTCTAATGCCACAGCATTAATTTCTACATCTATACCTTTTTCTTCAGCCGCTTTTTTCAT contains:
- a CDS encoding PTS lactose/cellobiose transporter subunit IIA yields the protein MNNTEIIPEEILEKIMTGVAVAGTAKSLGKEAIVKANEGNFEEARNLFLEAKKQFVEVHDCHFDFIQKEASGERVDLCLLLIHMEDHIMTTSLFLDTLEDQINLIERIHKIEAKIF
- a CDS encoding PTS sugar transporter subunit IIB — translated: MKKILLCCSAGMSTSLLVTKMKKAAEEKGIDVEINAVALELFDENLLKYDVFLLGPQVKFKKNDFQKKADEYNKKVEVINMVDYGTMNGAKVLDFALNLIK